The sequence CTGCTCGTCGGCGAGGCGGCCGGTTCCGTCCGGGGAGTTGTCGTCGACGACGAGGACGGACACTCCGTGCTCCAGCACGGCGGCCGTCAGCGGGACGATGTTCTCTGCTTCCTCGTAGGTCGGGACGACGACGAGGACGTCATGCCGCGCAATCGGCACAGACCATCCTTCGCTTGTCCGTCAGTTGGGAGCGGCGCTTCACGAGGTAGCAGGATGAGCAGACGAACTCGTCGTCCCTGGCCTCGCCGGGCCCTTCGTCCTCGAGGGCGATCTCGGCTCGTCTGATCTTCCGCAGCTCGGCCGCCTCGTCGACGACGAGGGTCTCCGATTCCTCGTCCTCGGTGAGCATCTCGAGCTCCTCGCTCTCGAGCTCGTCGAGAGCCTCGTCGGAGTCGTCGCCGTCCTCGTCTTCGTCGTCCTCGTCGTCTTCGTCGGCTGCGACGACCACGACGGCTGCGACCTCGTCGCTCTCGCCTTCCTCCTCGT is a genomic window of Acidimicrobiia bacterium containing:
- a CDS encoding DUF4193 family protein, whose translation is MAKAKEDDFEPQQEAFEEDQEDEFEEPDDDEVDVPEDLDDETVAADEDWVEPFDEEEGESDEVAAVVVVAADEDDEDDEDEDGDDSDEALDELESEELEMLTEDEESETLVVDEAAELRKIRRAEIALEDEGPGEARDDEFVCSSCYLVKRRSQLTDKRRMVCADCAA